The Xylophilus rhododendri region GGCGATCACGCCCTGAAGCCCGGCCCCGGGCACCGGCAGCACGAAGGGCCGCGAGCCGGTGCACAGCAGCAGCCGGTCATAGGGGGCCTCGGTCCCGTCCTCGGCCCGGACGACACGTCGCCGGCGGTCGATGGAGCTCACCTTGCAACCCGCATGCACGGTGATGCCGTGCTCCTCGTACCAGGACCAGGGGTTGAGCACGATCTCGTCCACCGTCTGCTCGCCCGCCAGCACCGGCGACAGCATGATCCGGTTGTAGTTGGGATGCGGCTCCGCGCCGAACACGGTGATCTCGTAGTGGTCCGGCGCGATCTTCAGCAGCTCTTCGAGCGTGCGTACGCCGGCCATGCCGTTGCCGACCAGCACCAGCTTCTGCTTCTTCACCGCACGCATGTCCATGGCGCTTCCTTCACGGGCCGGCCGGGCGAGCGGCCAAAAAAAAAGCGTCCGCACGGTCGGCACCGGCTGTGAGAGCCGGCGCTTCCATGCGGACGCCTTTGTCCTGAGATCCTTCCCCGGCGCCATTGCCGCGGAGGGATCGATGCAGCAGGCACGCAAACCGTGTGCCAGCCAGAAGCGGCCCGATCCGCATCGCTTTGGTGCGCGCGGCCATGAAAAAAGCCCGGCGGACCGGGCTTGCTTTCGAGGCGATGCGCTTGGGGCTTACTTGCTCTCGGGCAGCGCGTAGGCGATCACGTAGTCGCCACGGTCTTCCGACTGGCGGGCACCGCCGGCGCTGATCACCACGTACTGCCTGCCGGTCCTGGGCGAGCGATAGGTCATCGGCCCGCCCTGGCTGCCCACCGGCAGGCGGGCCTTCCAGGCCTCGGCGCCGGTGGCGGAATCGAAGGCACGCAGGTAGTAGTCCTGCGTGCCGGCGATGAAGACCAGGCCGCCCTGGGTGGACAGGGTGCCGCCCAGCGTCGGCATGCCGATCGGCATCGGCAGGTGCATCTTGATGCCGAAGGGGCCGGTGTCCTGAACCGTGCCCACGGGCACCTGCCAGGCGATCTGGCGGGTCTTCATGTCCACGGCGGTCAGCGTGCCGAAGGGGGGCGCCTGGCAGGGGATGCCCAGGGCCGACAGGAAGCGGTTCTTGTTGACGGCGTACGGCGTGCCCTTGAGCGGCACAGCGCCCATGCCGGTGTTCACCGCCTCGCCGCCGGATGCGGCGGGCTGGTCGCGGTTCTGCGAGGGCATCATCTGGATCCACAGGCCCAGGCGCATGTCGTTGACGAAGATGAAGCCGTGCACCGGATCGGTGGAGATGCCGCCCCAGTTCATGCCGCCCAGCGAGCCGGGGAAACTCAGCGACACGTCGGTGCCGGGCGCCGTGTACAGGCCCTCGTAGCGCATCTTCCTGAAGGCGATGCGGCACAGCAGCTGGTCGAAGGGCGTGGCGCCCCACATGTCGGACTCGGTGAGGGTCTGCGCGCCGATCTGCGGCATGCCCACCGAGCGCGGCTGGGTCGGCGAATAGGGCTCGCCGGGGATGTCCGAGGGCTTGACCGGCACTTCCTTCACCTCGGTCAGCGGCTGGCCGGTGGCGCGGTCGAGCACGAAGAGCTGGCCCGCCTTGGTGCCGATGACCATGGCCGGCACTTTCGAGCCGTCGGGCTTCTGGAAATCGATGAAGCTGGGCTGCATCGGCAGGTCGAAGTCCCAGAGGTCGTTGTGCACCGTCTGGTAGACCCATTTCTCGTGGCCGGTGGTGGCGTCCACCGCCAGCACCGAGGCGCCGTACTTGTGGTCCATCGCCGTGCGTTTCACGCCCCAGATGTCGGTGGAGGGGCTGCCCATGGGCAGGAAGACGGTGTTCATCGCCGGGTCGTAGGACATCGGCGCCCAGGAGTTGGGCGTGCTGCGGGTGTAGCTCTTGCCGTCGGCGGGCGCGTTCTTGTCTTCCGGATTGCCGGGGTCGAAGGCCCAGCGCATCTGGCCGGTGATCACGTCGAAGCCGCGGATCACGCCGCCGGGCATGTCTTCCTGCACGTTGTCGGCCACCCGGCCGCCCACCACCACGGTGGTGCCGGCCATGATGGGCGGGGAGGTCAGCACGTATTGCGGATCGGGCGCGGCGCCCAGGCCGGCGGTCAGGTCCACCCGGCCGTCGGTGCCGAAGCCCTGGCAGAAGGCGCCGGTGTCGGCATCGACCGCGATCAGCTTGGCGTCGATGCTGTTCAACAGCACCCGGCGGGTGCAGTTGGCGCCGGGCGCCACGGCCACGGCGGTCACCGGCGTGGGGTTGGCGACGGTGGGCGGCGCGATGGGCGCCGAGGCATCGAAGTAGGCCAGGCCGCGGCAGCGCATCCAGACGGAGGACTTGGCGTTGATCTTACGCTTCCAGATCTCCTTGCCGGTGTCCGCATCGATCGCAATGATGTTGTTGTGCGGCGTGCAGAGGAAGACCTTGTCGCCGATCTGCAGGGGCGTCTGCTGGTCTTCCGCGCCGTTGCCGGCGGGGCTGACCGGCACGTCGCCGGTGTGGTAGGTCCAGGCGACCTGGAGCTGGCCGATGTTGCCGCGGTTGATCTGGTCCAGCGCCGCGAAGCGGGAGCCGCCCGAGGTGTTGCCGTAGTGCTGCCAGTCCTTCTGCTGTTCGGCCGGGTTGACCGGCGTCAGCCCCGGGCCGGCGCCGTTGGCGGTGACGGTGGCATGCGGCATGAACATGCCGACGAAGCCCGCCACGATCGTCACGACCAGCACGGCAGCCACCACGCCGGTGCCGGCGGGGGACGCCCGCGCACCGGACTGGCGCCTGAGCAGCGGATAAGCCAGCGTGACCAGCAGCCCCAGCACCACGAAGGCGAACACACGCGAGACCAGCGGCCAGAAGTTGAGCCCGGCATCCAGCACCGCCCAGAGGATGGTGGCGGCCAGCACCAGGGCGAACAGCCAGGCCCCGGCGGTCTTGCCCCGGGCGATCAGCGCACCCGAGACGATCAAGCCCAGCCCGGCCAGCGCGAAGTAGGAGCTGCCGTGCAGGCTGGCGAGATAGGCGCCGCCGATGGTCAGGAAAAGGCCCATGGCGATGGCCAGCAGTCCGATGAGGACCAGCGGCCAGCGCCGGGGTGCGGCGTTGTCGGTTCTGTTTGTCATGAGGGGATCGACGAGGGAAGGGCGGATGGGCGCGAAAGGGATAGCGCAATCCGTAAAAGGGTGACATTGTCCTATATCAAGGGAAAACCCTGATTTCTCTTCGAACACATGTTCGTATCGCGCACGCGATGGGCGTAAAAAAACGCGCCGGAGCGCGTTTGGCAGAGGGCCTGGCGGATGACTCAGGCCGCTTTCTCCACATGCCCTTGGCGGGTGTAGAGGAAGTCGATCACCGCCTTGCGGTAATGCACGTAGTTCTGGTCCTCCGCCAGCTCGACCCGGTCGCGGGGCCGAGGCAGGTCCACCGACAGCACCTCGCCGATGGTGGCCGAGGGGCCGTTTGTCATCATCACGATCTTGTCGGACAGCAGCACGGCCTCGTCCACGTCGTGGGTCACCATCACCACGGTGCTGCGGGTCTTCTGCACGATGGCCAGCAGCTCGTCCTGCAGGCGGGCGCGGGTGAGGGCGTCCAGCGCGCCGAAGGGCTCGTCCATCAGCAGCACCTGGGGCTCCATGGCCAGGGCGCGGGCGATGCCCACACGCTGCTTCATGCCGCCGGAGATCTCGCCGGGACGCTTCTGGGTGGCGGGGGTGAGGCCGACCAGGGCCAGTGCGGCATCGGTGCGCTGCTTCAACTGGGCCTTGCCTTCGGTCTTGCCGAAGACGCGTTCCACGCCCAGGAAGATGTTCTCGTAGCAGGTCAGCCAGGGCAGCAGCGAGTGGTTCTGGAACACCACGGCGCGCTCAGGGCCTGGGCCCTTGATCTCGCGGTTGGCGCACATCAGGCTGCCGTGGGTGGGCGTGGTGAGGCCGGCGATCAGGTTGAGCAGCGTCGACTTGCCGCAGCCGGAGTGGCCGATCAGGGCGACGAACTCCCCCTTGGCCACGTTCAGGTGGATGTCGCGCAGTGCCTGGAAACTGCCCTTGGGCGTCCGAAAAGTCTGTTCGACGTCGCGGATCTCGATGAACTTGCTGTCCTGGGTCTGCTGGGAGCTCATGACTTCACCTCCTCGAACGTGAATGCGGTTGCGATCTTGATGAGGGCGAATTCGAGCAGCAGCCCGACGATGCCGATCACGAAGATGGCGATGATGATGTTCTTGACGTTGAGGTTGTTCCACTCGTCCCACACCCAGAAGCCGATGCCGACGCCGCCGGTCAGCATCTCGGCCGCCACGATCACCAGCCAGGCGGTGCCGACCGCCAGGCGCACGCCGGTCAGCATGTAGGGCAGCACGGCGGGGAACAGGATCTTGGTGAGGATCTTCCATTCCGACAGGTTGAGCACCCGGGCCACGTTCATGTAGTCCTGCGGCACGCGCTGCACGCCGACCGCGGTGTTGATGATCATCGGCCAGATCGAGCAGATGAAGATGGTCCAGATGGCGGCCGGGTTGGCGCCCTTGAAGACCAGCAGGCCGATCGGCAGCCAGGCCAGCGGCGACACCGGCCGCAGCAGGCTGATCAGCGGATTGAACATGCGCCCGAGGAAGGTGAAGCGGCCGATGGCGAAGCCCACCGGTATGCCGACGACGGCCGCCAGGCCGAAGCCCATGGCCACCCGCTTGAGCGAGGACAGCACGTTCCAGCCCACGCCCTGGTCGTTGGGGCCGTTGCTGTAGAAGGGGTTGCTGAAGACCGTCACGGCCTGTTGCCAGGTGTCCTTGGGCGAAGGGATGCTGCTGCCGGTGGTGACCGAGACGGCCTCCCACACCAGCACCAGCAGCACCAGGCCGAAGACGGGCGGCAGCACGCGCAGCCACAGGCCGCGCCAGTCGTAGGGCGGCTTGGCGCGGGCGGCGGGGGCTGGTTTCATCGTGGGCTCGGCAAGGGTGCTCGCGGACGGGGCCCTGGCCCCGTCCGCGTCGGCGGGAACCGCCAGGGTGTTGTGGAAAACGGCGCTGACCATGTGCTGCTCCTCAAGCCTTGATGGCGAAACTGTCGGCGTACTTGGCCGGGTCCTTGCCGTCCCAGACCGTGCCGTCGAACAGCTTGCTGCTGCGCATCGGGTCCTTGGGGACGGACACCTTCATGGCCCCGGCGACGTCCTTGTACAGGTCGATCTGGTTGATCTGCCTGGCCACGGCCAGGTAGTCCGGATGCTCCTTGAGCAGGCCCCAGCGCTTGTGCTGGGTCAGGAACCACATGCCGTCGGAGAGATAGGGGAAGTTGACCGCGCCGTCGTCGAAGAACTTCATGTGGTTGGGGTCGTCCCAGGTCTTGCCCATGCCGTTCTCGTAGCGGCCCAGGATGCGCTGGTTGATCGCGTCGGCGCTGGTGTTGACATAGGACTTCTCGGCGATCACGTCGGCCATGCGGGTCTTGTTCTGCAGGCTGGCGTCGATCCACTTGCCGGCTTCCATCACGGCCATCATCACGGCCCGGCAGGTGTTGGGGTTGGCCTTGACGAAGGCGGCCTGGGTGCCGAGCACCTTCTCGGGATGGTCCTTCCAGATGTCCTGGGTGGTGATGGCGGTGACGCCGATCTTGTCGATGATGGCGCGCTGGCCCCAGGGCTCGCCGACGCAGAAGCCGTCCATATTGCCCACGCGCATGTTGGCCACCATCTGCGGCGGCGGCACGACGATCACCTTGGCGTCCTTGACCGGGCTGATGCCCGAGGCGGCCATCCAGTAGTTCAGCCACATGGTGTGGGTGCTGGTGGGGAAGGTGCCGGCGAAGGTGTATTCGCGCTTGTTGGCGGCCATCACCTTGGCCAGGGAGGGGCCGTCCACCGCGCCCTTGTCGGCCAGGGCCTTCGACAGGGTGATGGCCTGGCCGTTGCGGTTCAGGCCCATCAGGTTGGCCATTTCCTTCTTCGGGCCGCCCACGCCCACGTGCACGCCGTAGATCAGGCCGTAGAGCACATGGGCCATGTCGAGCTCGCCGTTGACCAGCTTGTCGCGCACGCCGGCCCAGCTGGCCTCCTTGCTGGGCACGATCTTCACGCCGTACTTCTTGTCGAAGCCCAGCACCGAGGCCATGACCACGCTGGCGCAGTCGGTGAGCGGGATGAAGCCGATCTTGACTTCTTCCTTCTCCGGCTTGTCGGAGCCCGCGGCCCAGACGCCGCCGTGGCCGAGGCTGGCGAAGAGGGCCGCGGCGCCGGCCTTGCGGATGAAGTCGCGGCGCGGTGCGGCCACTTCGGTGCCGGCTGCGGGCGTGGCTGCAGCGACAGCGGGGTGGTCGGCGGTGCCGGGAAGCTTCTGGGCCATGGTCGAACTCCTTCGTGGGCAAAACAAAAACGGCGTCCATTCCCCGCTGCGCAAAAGCCGAGCGGGAAATGGACGCCGTTGTCCAGGTGTCGTCGAGAAGACGGGTGACGCCGGGCCGCCTTTGGCCTGGTGTCGTGAACCCAGTGATGCACGAGGCGTGCCAGGGTCTGGATGCCGTGATCGCCCATCGAGAGGGCATGAAGCGGCCGCGCAGCGTGCGCAAGCCCGCTCTTTGTGGTGCGGCGCACCAAACTGCGTCATGCCGTTCATCAGGTCGGATCGGCAGACGGGCGGCGAGGGGCCGGCGGTAGAAAACGCGCCTTTCCATTGCTGCGCACACGCGCAACCCGTCATGAAACTCGACCCGCATGTCGTCCTGCGATCCTG contains the following coding sequences:
- a CDS encoding CmpA/NrtA family ABC transporter substrate-binding protein, whose amino-acid sequence is MAQKLPGTADHPAVAAATPAAGTEVAAPRRDFIRKAGAAALFASLGHGGVWAAGSDKPEKEEVKIGFIPLTDCASVVMASVLGFDKKYGVKIVPSKEASWAGVRDKLVNGELDMAHVLYGLIYGVHVGVGGPKKEMANLMGLNRNGQAITLSKALADKGAVDGPSLAKVMAANKREYTFAGTFPTSTHTMWLNYWMAASGISPVKDAKVIVVPPPQMVANMRVGNMDGFCVGEPWGQRAIIDKIGVTAITTQDIWKDHPEKVLGTQAAFVKANPNTCRAVMMAVMEAGKWIDASLQNKTRMADVIAEKSYVNTSADAINQRILGRYENGMGKTWDDPNHMKFFDDGAVNFPYLSDGMWFLTQHKRWGLLKEHPDYLAVARQINQIDLYKDVAGAMKVSVPKDPMRSSKLFDGTVWDGKDPAKYADSFAIKA
- a CDS encoding glucose/quinate/shikimate family membrane-bound PQQ-dependent dehydrogenase, which produces MTNRTDNAAPRRWPLVLIGLLAIAMGLFLTIGGAYLASLHGSSYFALAGLGLIVSGALIARGKTAGAWLFALVLAATILWAVLDAGLNFWPLVSRVFAFVVLGLLVTLAYPLLRRQSGARASPAGTGVVAAVLVVTIVAGFVGMFMPHATVTANGAGPGLTPVNPAEQQKDWQHYGNTSGGSRFAALDQINRGNIGQLQVAWTYHTGDVPVSPAGNGAEDQQTPLQIGDKVFLCTPHNNIIAIDADTGKEIWKRKINAKSSVWMRCRGLAYFDASAPIAPPTVANPTPVTAVAVAPGANCTRRVLLNSIDAKLIAVDADTGAFCQGFGTDGRVDLTAGLGAAPDPQYVLTSPPIMAGTTVVVGGRVADNVQEDMPGGVIRGFDVITGQMRWAFDPGNPEDKNAPADGKSYTRSTPNSWAPMSYDPAMNTVFLPMGSPSTDIWGVKRTAMDHKYGASVLAVDATTGHEKWVYQTVHNDLWDFDLPMQPSFIDFQKPDGSKVPAMVIGTKAGQLFVLDRATGQPLTEVKEVPVKPSDIPGEPYSPTQPRSVGMPQIGAQTLTESDMWGATPFDQLLCRIAFRKMRYEGLYTAPGTDVSLSFPGSLGGMNWGGISTDPVHGFIFVNDMRLGLWIQMMPSQNRDQPAASGGEAVNTGMGAVPLKGTPYAVNKNRFLSALGIPCQAPPFGTLTAVDMKTRQIAWQVPVGTVQDTGPFGIKMHLPMPIGMPTLGGTLSTQGGLVFIAGTQDYYLRAFDSATGAEAWKARLPVGSQGGPMTYRSPRTGRQYVVISAGGARQSEDRGDYVIAYALPESK
- the ntrB gene encoding nitrate ABC transporter permease — translated: MVSAVFHNTLAVPADADGARAPSASTLAEPTMKPAPAARAKPPYDWRGLWLRVLPPVFGLVLLVLVWEAVSVTTGSSIPSPKDTWQQAVTVFSNPFYSNGPNDQGVGWNVLSSLKRVAMGFGLAAVVGIPVGFAIGRFTFLGRMFNPLISLLRPVSPLAWLPIGLLVFKGANPAAIWTIFICSIWPMIINTAVGVQRVPQDYMNVARVLNLSEWKILTKILFPAVLPYMLTGVRLAVGTAWLVIVAAEMLTGGVGIGFWVWDEWNNLNVKNIIIAIFVIGIVGLLLEFALIKIATAFTFEEVKS
- a CDS encoding ABC transporter ATP-binding protein: MSSQQTQDSKFIEIRDVEQTFRTPKGSFQALRDIHLNVAKGEFVALIGHSGCGKSTLLNLIAGLTTPTHGSLMCANREIKGPGPERAVVFQNHSLLPWLTCYENIFLGVERVFGKTEGKAQLKQRTDAALALVGLTPATQKRPGEISGGMKQRVGIARALAMEPQVLLMDEPFGALDALTRARLQDELLAIVQKTRSTVVMVTHDVDEAVLLSDKIVMMTNGPSATIGEVLSVDLPRPRDRVELAEDQNYVHYRKAVIDFLYTRQGHVEKAA